ataaaaatttacacaaaaaagatatagaaAAAACCATGATACACTGAGAGAAAAGTGTGTGATATTTTGGACTATAATTgcatgatattataattacagtCACGATACTCAATTTTATAGGAATTGTTAGTATaatgttagcaataataattttatacatatagtatATTGCCAAACATATAGTCAATCATATAGTTAGAACATTTGAAAAAACATGGTTGACGCtaaaaaatactattgatTATAGTTTCTGCCattattcttttcttacaGTGTAAGATATGTAGCGAAAGAAAcgtgaaaatgtaaaattgataacatATTTCTGATAGTGTTTAAAAagatagtaatattttatgtatatatatgagtAATTTTCTGTATAAAGTGTTATCAAAAacatgtgaaatatttaaaaatgtcttttcaaaatacaaaaataaaaagaagacgAAATTATAACTGAAAGTGCTAGTAATCCgagatacattaaaatatttaaatattatttttttaatcagttATATCTATTCTCAAATACACGTAAGCTAGTTGCGAGCGCAACCCACGGACAGTTAATTTTCACTTtgcaaaaatgataattaatcattacaTATGAAGACACTCATGgtatacaaaatgaaaaataaaagagtgaAAAGAAATTCGTGATACAATTACTTATTcagaaagaaatttgaaaataaaattgtatctatcatgttttataaatttttctatatttgcGAATTACAAATCTTTTGCTTTTAGTTACTTAcctacatataataaaattgtcaattaaaattgctacgtaaatatgtacaattttgtaAGAATAATACAGTTCACATCGCCTTACACACAAATCGTAAATGTCGAAGCTATATAAATCGAGCTGCGATTCAGTTAGCTCCGAGAAGTCTCCGAATACTAAGAAGCATATTCGTaactgatataatatatatgttgtcACAAAAACAGTTGCTAAGAGGTTATTCAACAGGAAAACACTTCACTAGTTGACAGAAGAGCGTAGAAATTTAAGTACATAATCAGTTAAATATGCGTATAAAAACCAAATTTGTACAGTTTTTAATTCCTGACAAaccaaattgttaaataatgtttataaatttataaaaaatatttattcttgcgtaaaattatatttagttattatgCAATCAGACATTTGGGATTgtaaatctatatattataaatctattatttgtaataattgctataatatctgttaaaagtttttgtttgatattaaaatgacTGTTATATTTTAGTCTAAGATATTATgttgaaatgtttaatttatttttgtactatTACTTTTGCGCAATTAGTTACGCCATAAACGAAGTAAactatactttatttaaatggaAGAAAAGATGATTCAACGAAACAGACAATGGATTCGTAATGTCTGACAAAtagtatgtatttttaattagcagGTGTCAGCGAGAATagaaaacatgaaaaaacATAAGATTCGATAGATGTATTAagcatatatttgtataatctGATATATGCTTATGTGACatacattattcataaaatgatgtatatattaattttactacaTCAATATCTCCAATATTATTAACTtctttaaatgcaattaatattaatatgtacgtatattatgtatattattactaGCACCCTATTACATGTCTTATCTGAAGGTTGTACTATTACATGTCTTATGTAAAGAGTGATAATCATTTTCTTATCTTGGTGCCTGTCCGTGGTAGTTATCGTTATACGCTATTGTAGAGTTAGGAAGCAATTTGGCTCTTTGAAGGATATCGATCAAGTAAACAAATGTTGACAGTGTTGGTAGATTAACAGCAACTTTGATCAAATCTGTTCGTAAATTTGTCCAAACCATAATAAAAGATGCATTAAGTCCAAAAATGCAAAAGTGTGCAACGAAATATTCGGTTCTAATCTTTAATAGCTATAATTATGttgctaattaatttttttactagtAAATCTGAAAATCTTGTActgtttatttcaaatttgctCATAGTTTTCAAATATCGtgtggcgcgcgcgcgcgtgtgtgtttgtgttttattatattatttgtattttattaattgagaaaaatttatcaacgctaaaactaattgtaaaaaaaagttttcctttttttataaataattatttcttaataagtaacattatgtatgtataatataattcgcAAATGCTAATCTTTTCTTTGTTATCGCATTTGTTATCGCAATTCAACAACGACAGCTGCATAAATTTGAACTTTGCACAgcattaatatatgtatataaaatatattcaatagcaattacattttgtatttttgctcGAATGTCAATCTGAATGACACtgcgaaattttaatattaacaatcttGATAATTGTATCTTCAAACTTTCAAGTTTAcatccattaatttttatttcaaaatcctGTATCGTGTGAATCCTACACGCGGtgataaagtaataaaaaaaaataggtgATAAGTTCGTATAATAAGTAAACCGCTGTGATCTATTTACATTTGATGTGcgtgattaaatatttgtccTTGTGTgctctttatttaatttcttatctaCCAAGGTAGATAAAGCATGTGTGTTGAGTCATGCTGGGGATAATTAGTGCATAAAGAGTTTCAGTTAAGAAAACAACTTGCGTGATATAGGTAGGTTTTTTGCCATCAATGTTAATccatattttgttaaatataacataattatatgtatttaaaatgtacGAAATATGCAAGAAATTCCAGCTAGTAAGtgaatcattattatataagtaaatttattattgaattcgATTATTTGCATTCCAggaaatgtattataatatattataatgtaatacattatatGTAACAATCACGTTAAAGCATTCAGTCTGATTATTCTCACTTTTTTCTTGCTTGtttctttttgtcttttaatcGTTGAAGTATTTGTTTTCCTTTTGTTTAATcctagaataaaataaattaatagtaaatttattttagcgtaactttttatattacacattattattctttCCTTCACAAAACGTGAGTATGCactttataatactttataatatcaatatttactctctgttattttatataaacgcAGAAAAGgcacaaaaatataagtaataaaaaagacattctatgtaataaaagacatagaatatcttttttatactatatagTGCCTACATGCAACAtacgattatttattattagaatactCTTATCTTGTTTTTTGAGCTCCTATTCTAAGTCGTGCCTCAGTCGTTAAAGACGTTAGAAGGGATCAGTGACATAGCGAGGTAACggatatgcatatatgtataactatGTACTTGAGTAGGAGCgaaaaagagggagaaaaaaaatgcaagatAATTATACAAACGAAAGTTGCAAACTCATAATATTACTTGAAGCCTCAGTTAATAGTTCACGATACGAAAACGGTTAAGAAGAAAGATAAGATAGTACTAATTACATAAGTCACGTTGAGTTAACACGCTAGACAACAGTGCATAACCTCTCTATTAACACGGACAATAGCAAAACTGACGATTTTTGTGTCTACAACACACTGCAATTTTACAAGATTTCAGTTTTACAAGTGAAAGTACAATGTCGACTGCTGAGAAATTGATAATGGATTTGCCGAGTGGACCATTGGATGTTTATAGAAAACGAGCGACATTTGATTGGAAATCGTTCAAATTGGCTCTGGAGGGAGAAGATGACATACGATTTCAGGTATTAAAGTTGATTAATTCTATCTAAATCTGTCGAATATATTACTTAAGTGTAATGTTCATTAAATCACTTAATTtatgtttagaaaaaactATGGGGACTTGTCAAGACACATCCAGCATTCCAAAGGTCAACACGACAATTAACTTTGGATGAACTTCGACAACGCTGCAATGCTCAAATACAAGCTCTTTATACGAACGACCtagatgtaattataattattaattaataattatatgatcaatgatataagaattattttgtagatttttaatatttatatggaaGTGTTTTAAGCGATATTAGAATTTCTATGCTCATAATCTAATCTTTTTAGCCAGTGCATGGTcgcaaaaattttctttatgtcGTCCAACTTGATGGGTCTTTGTCAGTAAAAATGGGTGTTTTATATGGCATGGTACCAAATACATTATTAGTACTGGGTACCGAGCAACATCATCAAATGGTAGCAGAATTTGGCATTCAAAATGTACGTATGAGTGTAATGTAGCGATGTGTCACTATACGATGACAAGgagcataatatttattgatgttaatTGTTTAGTATATTGGCTGTTTTGCTCTGACTGAAATTTCCCACGGGACCAATGCAAAAGGCATGCGGACCACAGCAACATATGATATAGCGACAAGAAGTTTTATTCTTCATACACCTGATTTTGAAGCTGCAAAATGCTGGTCGGGTGGTTTAGGTAAGTTTTGACGAATGAAGATTTCAGTATAGGTTAAATAACATCGGTGCATCCGTCTCTTTGTGTGTTTTCAGGGAAAAGTTCTACACACGCTCTCATATTTGCACAACTAATTACACCAGACGGAGTAAATCACGGTCTGCACCCTTTTATCGTGCCAATCCGCAACCCCAGTACTCATCTGCCTTTCCTCGGTGTCACTGTTGGCGATATGGGTGAAAAGATAGGACTTAATGGAGTGGACAATGGATTTCTCATTTTCAACAAGTATTCCGTATCGCACTCCTGTTTGTTAAATCGCACAGCGGATGTTACAGAAGATGGGAAGTATGTGCTTGCCTTGAAggacgaaagaaaaagatttggTGAGCATTAGCTCGGCATTTGTACATCAGAAATGATAAGTTGATGTTACGTCTGATTCTCATTGACATTTTGATCTTTATTTACATACAGGGTCATCGTTGGGTGCATTGTCAAGAGGCCGTGTCACAATTACCGTAATGTGCGCGCATTACATGACGCTTGCGCTGACGATCGCCATACGTTACTGTTCGGTTAGGAAACAATTTGGCCCCACGGAAGAGAATGAATTGCCAGTTATAGAATACCAGTCTCAAGTACGTGTAgtaggatttttttttctagtaaaaaaaaaacaggaattttacaatttatgtgAAACTTGTACATTTTCAGCAATGGCGACTCTTTCCTCATTTGGCCGAGATGTACGCCATAAAGATATTTTCGAATCAtttctgtaatataataatggaACTTGACAATAATACGTTGGAGGAAAATGAAAACTCTAATGCCGATGCAGGAATGGAGATTCACGCGCTGTCTTCGGCGACGAAACCGTTATGCTCGTGGATTGCTCGCGATGCAATTCAGGACTGCAGAGAATCCTGTGGCGGTCACGGATActtaaaaagtaaatacaaGATCTCGTGCGTTTATGCTCCgtacaattttaatcatattttcacCATGTCATTTTGCTATTAGTGTCGCGCTTGGGCGACATAAGAGCAGAAAACGATGCTAACTGCACATACGAGGGTGAAAACAATGTCCTCATTCAACAAGCGAGTAATTGGTTGTTGAGCCAATGGGCTAATGTGATCAACGGCCGATTCGTATCATCCCCGCTCGGTTCCGTGGATTTTCTCAATGACGCTGAACGAATACTTAATaccaaatttaatcaaattacaaTGCAGGATACATTGAGACCTGAGAGTATGATACAGATAATCTTTCactacaataaaatatattgctaaAAGTTATTGGCTTGATTACTTGCGATTACTTTCTTTATTCCAGATCTGATGCTGGCGTTGAGATGGCTGGTATGCTATTACTTGAAGAAGACGTACCAGCGTGTGGAAGTCTTGAAATCGAACAACGCGTCTGATTTTGACGCAAAGAACAATTCCCAGTCATTTTTGGCACGGACCTTATCCCTTGTATATGGAGAAGTATGAACAAGATATATGTACATGATATTTCAATTGGAATAGAGAGAGTAATCAGTTGTCACATGTCTCGTACAGCTCGTAttgaattagaaaaattataacagtAAACTTAATTTAGGTTTTACAATACAACACTTTCTCTCTACGAAGTGAATTCTCGCAATGCTGGAACAGAAGCTAACGCAGCTAACTTCATCTTTCTTTGCAGCACTTTCTAAtggcatattttattaaatatttgcaagatCCAAAGTGGAAAGCGAATGAACGCAAAGTATTAATAGAGTTATGTACTCTATTCGGAGCTGTAACGTTGGAAAAGAGAGTTGGGGATTTATACGAGGGTGGTTATGTTTTTCCTAACAGCAACATAACTAGCTTCTTGCGAGAAGGAATTATAATACTGTGCAAAAGCTTGGTCGATAATGCGGTTGCGCTGACTGACGCCGTGGCACCGCCGGACTTTGTTATCAATTCTCCTCTAGGAATGTCCGATGGCGAGGTATCTGTTATTGATTACTTTATGCCAAGTCATTCGCGTGtgataataacttttttccCCTCCATACAAgtgtaataaattgaaaacacTTCTATCTAGGTATACGAGCATATGAGAAAGTGGTTCTTCGAGAATAAAGAGAACTTTGAACGTGCATCTTGGTGGAATGAACTTCGACCCAAGTTGTAAATAGAGTATAAATATTGCAGTTATGAAGAAGCTGAAGATTATTCTCGTCTGTGGGTGAGGTGATACCTCTTGTCTGTAGGTTTTAGGTTGGAATAATTTCgagatatataaacaaatgtaCGATATTACATACAAGTTCGTATCATTCGGTTTACAGGGCTGTGTAAATGGATAATAGAGAAACATtcttaaaatgttttgaaaaaataccaaacattttattatataaactgtTTCGATGCCTCGATATTAACTAGTAtagtttgaatattattggattcataatgcaatattatattcacTAATactaattgttatatttttctacttttaaagtttttatatttgaaaaggcgtgcatttttatatatacattattacgaAGCTTTCTAGATTCGGttgttgatatatatatatattttttatatactctgatatataatatagttattatatataaccaatatattttttaatatgtattctattaaataacaatacaaaaaattgttatcaaaaCTTTTGTCCGTTTTCTTCCTtgaacatgaaaaaaaaaatcgcgggcaagattttttaaaagaaattcttcgaacgcaaatgtaaaaataaaaaaattttactaatgtTTCTACAAACATTCTTTACATTACAATTCTGTATGTTTTGGCGGTTTTGGTAAAGCACTGTCAGCCTCCGCGAACCATTCATCGTATACAGCTTCAGGTTCAACCATCCAAAATTTGTGGAATGATATAGGCTCCTGAGATGCCAAATAAGCGGTAGCGTAATCCGCAGGTCGCGCCTAAAATAATCGTCCaacaata
The window above is part of the Linepithema humile isolate Giens D197 chromosome 8, Lhum_UNIL_v1.0, whole genome shotgun sequence genome. Proteins encoded here:
- the Acox3 gene encoding peroxisomal acyl-coenzyme A oxidase 3 — encoded protein: MSTAEKLIMDLPSGPLDVYRKRATFDWKSFKLALEGEDDIRFQKKLWGLVKTHPAFQRSTRQLTLDELRQRCNAQIQALYTNDLDPVHGRKNFLYVVQLDGSLSVKMGVLYGMVPNTLLVLGTEQHHQMVAEFGIQNYIGCFALTEISHGTNAKGMRTTATYDIATRSFILHTPDFEAAKCWSGGLGKSSTHALIFAQLITPDGVNHGLHPFIVPIRNPSTHLPFLGVTVGDMGEKIGLNGVDNGFLIFNKYSVSHSCLLNRTADVTEDGKYVLALKDERKRFGSSLGALSRGRVTITVMCAHYMTLALTIAIRYCSVRKQFGPTEENELPVIEYQSQQWRLFPHLAEMYAIKIFSNHFCNIIMELDNNTLEENENSNADAGMEIHALSSATKPLCSWIARDAIQDCRESCGGHGYLKMSRLGDIRAENDANCTYEGENNVLIQQASNWLLSQWANVINGRFVSSPLGSVDFLNDAERILNTKFNQITMQDTLRPENLMLALRWLVCYYLKKTYQRVEVLKSNNASDFDAKNNSQSFLARTLSLVYGEHFLMAYFIKYLQDPKWKANERKVLIELCTLFGAVTLEKRVGDLYEGGYVFPNSNITSFLREGIIILCKSLVDNAVALTDAVAPPDFVINSPLGMSDGEVYEHMRKWFFENKENFERASWWNELRPKL